The segment atttaagctgatttcaattccaatttctagtacaatttgaattccaattccaagtctaattccaaATGTAAttacccgcccagttagctttgagggacgatgctggtctaaaaagccagtcatcgttgttcgaatctcggatggactgtgctgctagatagagtgaAATATAGGATCATTACACTAACCCCGTCATTGTACTGTATTCTTTTTTGGGagtgaggaagtgtctggtGCGAAAAAGGGTAAACTGGATGAACCAGAAAATTTCAATATATAAGCCACTAACATActgggtcgttcaatggcaggtgggactcgcacccacgctcttttggttgatacccgaatgtttcactaactaaactactgccgcacccttatgttaggtagtctaatatccAATTAAGTTTTATTCTCCCAGTTCTATCACTCCATGCACCACACACTTGCCTCGACGACGACTTccgccggctgcaaagtctgtcgataaagaagtgttAAGTTTTAGAAAGACGTTAAGCCCAAGGCCTTGCTTTGcttttcaaatgtaattctaatctcaagtccaatttaagttcaacttacataaattttcaaatgataaatgaaaaaaaacatgATGAAATTGTTTTAGCTTtaacattgttgaaaaaaaaatattaaaacaacaCGCACAAAGCTTAGCTCAAACACTACACCAACGGTTTTCGATTGCTCACGCAAAAAAACAGTAGAAATCTACCCTGCCCGCGACCACTAGAAACAAATGGTGATGCAAAAGATGACAGCAGAGTAAGTGTGAATGGTAAATAAAACTGTAACCACATTGTTATttgtttgttgttattttaatattaattatATTAAATTGGAAAttgtcttctgttttttttgtcttttgctTATCAActaaaaaaaggaaatatgaaaataaggaaaatattATTTCTACTTGATACATCGTACGCTTACACAGACAcatttaaaatacaaaaaaaaaaaaatattctattGAGCTGAGCAGAgaacgtaaaaataaaaacaaccaaCATTCACAAACAACCTATTAAacgttaatttttgttttcgcaaacctttctttctctctctttcaTTGTGTGAAACGTTTTAAAACACACCTTGCCTAGCCGGGGAAGACAGAAAGGTTAAACTCCAAACGGAAGAATTCCGATTTGTACAAAGCAGAGCAGATCACCAAATAGTATTCTttaattaatataaaaaattgcatttccATCAGCTGCTGTGTTCTACCATAGAGAGACATCAAAACAAAAAGCATATATCGGTAAAAAAAACAATGGAGAGTAACCCCTTACCGAGCTTTAACAGtacaatgaaaatatttaagAACATAAACACTTAAGTACAACCAATTGTGAGGAAAAGCCAATGAACCATGAGTTTCCCGTTCTGTCTTGCACGTGGGGGCACGTTTCCTAAAAGGTCGATCGAACATCAAACCATTTTAGTACGgaataaaaagtttttttatgtttgatgtTCGAAAAGTGCCTCTCCCGGTTGAAGCCCTACCCTTGCCTAATACCATCCATCGTTACGCAGCGTTGTCCTTTTTCCTAATACCGAACCAAAAAACGAAACAAGGATTTCGTTTTCGTTCGTATCGATCACGATTATTTAACGGTGCGCGCTGCTGCACGGAATGTGTTAGTGAAATGTGATTGCGCGCATTAATTAATGTGTTTGTCGTGTAAGGACACCTTAACTAGGTGACCTTTTGGAATGTGTTAATTGTACTAAAAATGAATATCGTCATACCACAGTCTAATGATCAAATTCAGGAGATGTTAACCTAAAAAATAATGCGCAATTGTAGAGTGTGTTTGCGTGTGTGTAGCTCCGTTACTGGCAATGCACAACCTATTAGAGGCCTAACCGGTATTAGAGAGTGAATGTTGGTAGTAGGGAAACAATTGGCCGTTAAAATATTACTCCACAAGTATCCTTAATGCAGTTAAATATCTATCGTTTTACGCACTAACTAATTCCCGGGTAGGAATGGACTAAGACTAACATTGCAGAAAAAAATATCAGTGAATATAGCTGTCAGTTGTcacatatgtgtgtgtgtttttttgtaAATCACTCGTCTCGCACAATTCATTCACAATGAACTTTAGTATAGCTCCGTTCGCCTTAACAATAATAACAACATTCCCGACACCCCctgtttgtgtatgtgtgtgttttgATAATAAACAATAGAGCTGGACCAGTAGACAGATCAATCAGAGCAAATTCCTTTACATAGCAGCAGTTATAACgtatgtatttgtttggtttgtatgtgtgtatgtgtgagtTTATGAGTGGGTGAGTGAGAGTAGGGGCGAGGATACTATTTTCTTTCGGCCTTGATCAGTCAGTCTTCACATGGATTGTAGGGAAGCGGGGGGAAGGGAGGGGGGAGGATTGCACGTCTTCTTCCCGCACAATATGAGGTTAATTTTTAGCGGGGGACGTTCGAAAAAAATGGTGGTGGGGAAAAACAACTGGGGGGGCTTCGAGTTTGGGAAGCATTGGTTAGCACAACTTTTATCGCCTATAAGTACCGTATCATAATGGAATAATAAAGatgacaataataataataatattaaaaaaatatatgcatcaACTTTATATATGAATCATCTCTTCTTATAAGTACGTTTAGTAGCGTCTATCGATTCAAGAGAGTCTTGCGCGATCATATTTTTGGGGTCCACTTGGTGTTTTACGGATTTATAGCTGCATTGGTTTAGCAGTGGATGGAATGTAATTTCGCTATTTGCTAGAAAAACTATAACTACGAGTAAACTTTATAGAATTCATAATTTAAGGCAAAAAGTTCTATCAAAAAAATGGTAATGTGTGTTAGTACTTGCGTACTAAAACTATTCACGATAACTATTCATATAGTTAACAtgataatttaataaaatatgcTAAATGTATAGTGTTACTTCTCACATGTGTGGATGGTAATAGGGGGCGTAGAGAGCAGCAGCCGCTGTGGCCGCCGCAGCGGCGGCTGCTTGATTGCCGCCGTGGAATGGACGCTTTGAACCGCCGGTCGCTGCTAGTGGAGACTGTTCGCCACGAAAGGCATTATCGTAAGAGCGTTTAATGCTCGACGGAAGCAAAGCATTGGTAGCAGCTGCAGCAGCATTGGCCGTTAGAGCGGCTGCATGATGCTGGGACTGTGCCGGTTGCTGCTGCGAAGGGGCTGAAGGGTGTCCCAGTGCACCGGGATGGTGAATCCCGGCCGTACTGGCAAAAGGGGACTGCTGAAGACCGGTTGTTGCCCCAGCGGCGTTTGCAGTTGCTGCCCCTGGAAAGTGCAGGGAACCTAAACCGGGCGGGACAAAACCCATAGGAAAGCCGCCCGGATTGATCATTTGACGAGGCATGAAAACAAACTGCGGATATTGACCACCGGCTGTGGGATAAGCGGCCGCCGTTGCGTAATGGGCAGCAGCTGCTTGGCCCATGCCTTGAACAGCCGCCGGAGGCGCATGGCCATGGGTCATGTGAAGACTGCTCTGCGCCTGCGGACTGGTGGCATTAGCAGTCGCATAAGCAGGCGGCGTTTGCGACACGGCTGAAGCGTTAGAAGCGACCGTACTATGCGTTGGATAGACAGCTAAATTATGCAGGAAGAATTGCTCTTGCTGTTGAGCTGCTGCGGCAGCCGCTGCCGCCTGTCGAGCCATCAGGCTTTGCTGTGCTATAAAGTGGGCTTGCTGTTGTGCGATCAACTGAGGACTGGGCGGAGGAATGGATAGGGTTAACGGAGGGGGAACAGTCAACGGAAGCTGAGACAGCGCTAGTGTTTGTGGGTTTTGTGTTGGTGGTTGTTGCGCAGGTGGTAACATACCGGGTGACAGTAGCGGTGGTTTCGAAATACTCGACGGCTGCTGGAATCCACCATTCAGGACCATATTCATATCGTCGCCGGAACACTGAAACACTTCGATGTAACGTTGCTTTTTGCCGAACATCATGTTCTTGTGGTGTTTCTGCAGGGCCGACTGAAAAGCGGCCGCTTCCGAGTCCATCTGGATGAAGGCTTCCCCATTGAAGGAACCCTGTGATGTGACAAACATTCGCCCAATGTTACATTGCTAACTCATAGTGGCTACGCTTTACGAACATGCACccataaaaaaaaatagttaaaactTCTCTTACCTGTGCGTTGTACACCAAATGCACCCCCTGGTAGACTATGTGCTTCGCAAAGTCTTCCAGAAAATGCAGAATGTGTTCCACTTTGGCTTCAAACGGCAACCCACGTAGCCGAATGCAATCCTTCGCGGTGCCGCTGGTGATGACGTGCTGTGGTAAAAGAGGCATCTGCACCGGTGGTAGGGCGGCTATTAAAGGCGGCTGTGGTGGCTCGTAGGTCTTCGGGTCCATCGACCGGTTCAGCACCTAcaaaaacatacaaacaaatcAGTTCACCAATAAAGATCACCAAACAAACTAGTTAGTTAATCACTGTGTTCTTACCCATCCAATCCTTACGTGAAAGTTTTAGtacaaattttgcagatattaCTGATTAGTGAATAGCGGATTTAAAACCGATTTTTTTTAGATTGAGTCTTACCTGCTGAACTTCCGCCGTGGTCGACCGGAACAGCTCGATGTAACGCTGCCCGATCGACTCACGGTGCTTCGAGAGAGCTTTCGAAGCGTCCGATTCCTGTGCGAACAGCACGAACGCATCTCCGGTTGCCCGACCGTCGGGTTTCTTCACAAACAGTATTCCATCGGAACCGTCCAGTACGGAGCAGTTGTTATCACCGCTCGCGAAAAATTCCAACTGAAATCCGTGAATCATTTCAGTTAGCACCTATCGAAATCGAATATCTCAAAAGCATCGAACTTACCACCTGCTTCGCAGTGCAATCGTACGGTAGACCGCGCATGCGAATGATGACTTGAGCTCCCTTCGAGAGGAAAGCCTGAGCTTCGTTCGAGGCACCTCCAGCCACAGCCAAAAAGTCCTCGCCGGATGCTCGGTACACCTAAAACAatcaatcaaaaatcaaaatccaatTAAATTTCACATTGTCATCACACACTTTCTGCTATAAGCTAGCAGCTATCACTTACCTCGATGTACCGATTGCCGATGTGATGCTTGTGTCGTTTTAGCGCCATGTCACGGTGCTCTTGCGAAACGAACCGTACCAAAGCTTCGCCGTTACGACGTCCCTGCGGTGATAAGCACAGTGCTACGCCACCTCTGAGCGCGTGCGAGAAAAGTGAGATTaatgaaaagaaagaaaaaaacaatagtTATGTTAATCGAGTCGCCAAAATACGATGACAGGAATAGTTGAAAAGCAGGAGCTTTTGGAGGTGTCAAAAAATGGGTGAAATTATGCTCTGTGcaatattttaatttaaatttgttaaGCACAACCTCTTTGTTTCTTTAAATAGAAAGCGAGCAtgtattttaaaactgattgtAAAAAGACACAGCCTTTGACTGCACGAGAAATGCAAACAGTATGGATGCGTTTGAAGCTTGTAATTATATGGTCCATAACTAATTATCAAaatactgcattaaaatttatcAAGCGATCAAAACCTGATTGACCAGTGGCCTGATACAAAAATGGATTGTTGAAAATGCCTGGTTTTCAAAGCACTAGCTGCTTACTCAATAGTGATGTAATAGGAAAGTTTTTAAACGAAGGGCAAAATACAGAAAACCAATTGAATAAAATGCCAGTAgataaaaatgattttaaataatttcgttGATATTTAAGAAAACACTATCACTGTCCAAAATTAGACACACACTTAAATATGGTGTTGACACGATATATGATAATATTGCAGTTGTAAGCGTGGGTACCACAAGGACCTGCCGTCGGTCCGCTGCTTTTTTCTATTTACATAAATGCTCTACCGAATGTATACGTTTGCAGATGATGTTCAATGTGCATTAATCCCGAAATGCCTGTACAGAAATTAATTTATCTTGTCAATCAAGAGCTACATCACGAAGCGAGAGAAACCTTTTGTCGTCACTATTGAAGGTCACCGTATCGAGCCAAAAAGTGAAGCCAACAACCTTAAGCTTTccgtcacagaacagaagtggaagttcgaacgattcggcgttcaaaactggtaacagagtcatttttgtttttatttttctttggtaaggttttcgtatagaagcgaataacagcaatataagcagaacgctcgctgccgaCCACATAGCAGCTTTCATATGCTTTCATGTGCATTCGTAAGCGTTcgggtgttttcgtggaaaaaagtgactcgtcACCGTCAGGTTCGTTAGTATGTGCAGAAAGtggcatgtacgtgtttggattttaccttccacttctgttctgtggttccGTTCAAGACAATCTCAAGTGGTATAAAGCAATTTGTGTAAACATATTTCTTCGTATTCTAAGGACATCACATGCGTGTTTGCCTAAACGAATTAGCGAAGACTCTGATTctaccgtttttttttttttggtttctaaATTGAAAATGGCCTTAAATGACTGTACCAGATACTTCAATATTGTCTTCAGTATTGGCCGCCGTACTTCGATAGGTACGTCGTTGCAGAAACAGCTTATGGCATACCAATTTACGCGTTGAGATGGTGCTGAAGCCGGAACCGGAAAATCAATAGCTCAATGATGACAGCCCATTCTACGTCGAAGTACAAAGGTTCTTGGTTCatttgagagagagagagagagagagagagaaagagagaagagACAACGATtggaaaagagagaaaagaaaaaagggtacataaaacatgataaaatgtgaagagaaaataagaaaaaatcaagacaaaaatgaaaaactgcgAAGGATATTTAACACGACGACATGagaagaaaaaatgagaaaacgagaagaaaagcGTCATTTTTGGAAAACACGTTTAAAAatggaagaagaaaacaaattaGACGAATAATATGTAAAACAAAGCAACAACGTAAAGCGAAAAAatatgagagaaaaatgtaatgaaaaaataagaaaaaaaagaaaaaacagaagcGAAAAGTAAgaatgaaaaaagacaaaaaagaaaaatggaaaggaAGCAGAAAGTATGAGGAGAAAACGACAAGCAAAAACGTAAAGAAAAAATGggtataaggaaatttgaaaaaaggcgaaagaaaaatgaaaaaaatgagaaggggaaataaaaagaaagaGAAGACAAAGATGAAAGAgataaaattgattaaaaaaacAATGAACATGATCTAATCTagtctaatctcacactaacgaagtcaataaaaaaaatgaacatgagaaaaaactgaaaagcaaaaaataagaaaaatgtttttataacaatagtacctacactcaagtcgctttttacgcgaaggatacgtcccgcgtaaatcaaaaccgcgtaaaaaaaaccgcataaattccgaaaatcgcgttaaaaaccgcgtaagttccgaaaaccgcgtaaattccgaaaactgcgtaaaaaaaccatgtaaattccaaaattcgcgtaaaaaaccaaaattacgcgtaaaaacaaactttgtggatttcaacactacgcgaaaaaataaacattttgagcacatccgcgtaaatgaAATGGGAAgatgaaaataagagaaaaatgtaaagaaaAACATACAAAGGGAATTAATAGATAAAAAAAACGagatggaaaaaataaaaatatctaaaaaattttaaaaactgtttagaaaaaatgcgaaaaaaccAGTGTGAAGagaaataaacaagaaaaattgtgaagaaaaaataaaagaaaagcagGAAAGGAGAGAAAAAAGAGGTAGCGAAAGTAGAAAAAAGCGACGAAAAGGTGGacggaaagaaaaaa is part of the Sabethes cyaneus chromosome 2, idSabCyanKW18_F2, whole genome shotgun sequence genome and harbors:
- the LOC128738028 gene encoding RNA-binding protein fusilli isoform X1 — encoded protein: MLVPGHVVSLYVATGGYNGAALGSDEKEIVLLIYVIIDVQTNNVVGVKQYFVRPTNPHQSPLLSRNSASQNNISSSNTSLDQSVGTNCSSSLSSSTVATGIHSNSLSGTSSSVTASLVATENAISQEIPAIESLIQTAGQPLEEVLEQFDAYTRSLKIDPHGSNFRLITDGQLPLRQCLHPEASAKEIQLPAYYWRFSDLRKEHVRFKAGDLARALIPAADAAKLNAMPRLPAIPSSVADMMKENDLTTNPESGLYTKEASDMVTIIQHMISLGHKFEANEVINLSLEPGICSIDDEIDGTCIVRARGLPWQSSDQDIARFFRGLNVAKGGVALCLSPQGRRNGEALVRFVSQEHRDMALKRHKHHIGNRYIEVYRASGEDFLAVAGGASNEAQAFLSKGAQVIIRMRGLPYDCTAKQVLEFFASGDNNCSVLDGSDGILFVKKPDGRATGDAFVLFAQESDASKALSKHRESIGQRYIELFRSTTAEVQQVLNRSMDPKTYEPPQPPLIAALPPVQMPLLPQHVITSGTAKDCIRLRGLPFEAKVEHILHFLEDFAKHIVYQGVHLVYNAQGSFNGEAFIQMDSEAAAFQSALQKHHKNMMFGKKQRYIEVFQCSGDDMNMVLNGGFQQPSSISKPPLLSPGMLPPAQQPPTQNPQTLALSQLPLTVPPPLTLSIPPPSPQLIAQQQAHFIAQQSLMARQAAAAAAAAQQQEQFFLHNLAVYPTHSTVASNASAVSQTPPAYATANATSPQAQSSLHMTHGHAPPAAVQGMGQAAAAHYATAAAYPTAGGQYPQFVFMPRQMINPGGFPMGFVPPGLGSLHFPGAATANAAGATTGLQQSPFASTAGIHHPGALGHPSAPSQQQPAQSQHHAAALTANAAAAATNALLPSSIKRSYDNAFRGEQSPLAATGGSKRPFHGGNQAAAAAAATAAAALYAPYYHPHM